In the genome of Plasmodium yoelii strain 17X genome assembly, chromosome: 14, one region contains:
- a CDS encoding transcription initiation factor IIA subunit 2, putative, translating to MIEENIDDKFSSFILLESLKEALNQMIDEFYVEKDVGIKIYKEACMNVKKEIDENSSQLADVNIAGQLKSYYCRNDIWTFYFKNALFKISKNKKARNSAKDYKNYLPLNLKTYKTFYNKKDIFLKSCIDNNNIKFFTNFGKCYSKIVNKEYNENENDDIFFYYDGLIKILCVENSTI from the exons atGATAGAAGAAAATATCGATGATAAATTTTCTAGTTTCATTTTATTGGAATCTTTAAAAGAAGCTCTAAATCAAATGATAGATGAGTTTTATGTTGAAAAAGATGTTGGAATCAAAATTTATAAGGAAGCTTGTATG AATgtgaaaaaagaaatagaCGAAAATTCTAGCCAGCTAGCTGATGTTAATATTGCAGGTCAATTAAAAAGCTATTATTGTAGAAATGATATTtggacattttattttaaaaacgctttatttaaaattagtaaaaataaaaaagcaaGAAATTCTGCAAaggattataaaaattatttaccattaaatttaaaaacataCAAAAccttttataataaaaaagatatttttttaaaatcatgtatagacaataataatataaaattttttacaaattttgGAAAATGTTATTCAAAAATAGTTAATAAGGAATATAacgaaaatgaaaatgatgatatatttttttattatgatggattaataaaaatattatgtgtTGAAAATTCaacaat